The following proteins come from a genomic window of Proteiniphilum propionicum:
- a CDS encoding type IV toxin-antitoxin system AbiEi family antitoxin: MTATGQTKINSLLQKFPTGALYFASWLNQNGISYSLQRHYRNSQWLMAIDDGVMYRTGEEPTLFSALSCYNSQLGKKFHIGAVSALEMRGLAHYVPLGRQTIVIYCPRGEWFPKWFSKYDWGVDILKKYSKYSKTGISSINENNFEVPVSLPERAFLESLDLAPKHYNLTDLYQIMEMLNGLRPKLLQQLLEENSSVKVKRLFLYMAEKAGHSWFHDLNLDRIDLGKGKRSNVKNGVYDPKYQITLPRDLVYYE; encoded by the coding sequence ATGACTGCAACAGGACAAACAAAAATAAACTCATTACTTCAGAAATTTCCAACCGGAGCATTGTACTTTGCCTCGTGGTTAAATCAAAATGGGATATCCTATTCTCTGCAGAGACATTACCGTAATTCGCAATGGCTTATGGCTATAGATGATGGTGTGATGTACAGGACAGGTGAAGAGCCGACCTTGTTTAGTGCTCTGTCGTGCTATAATAGCCAGTTAGGTAAGAAATTCCATATAGGGGCTGTATCTGCTTTGGAAATGAGGGGATTGGCCCATTACGTTCCGCTTGGCCGGCAGACAATAGTAATATATTGCCCCCGGGGTGAATGGTTCCCAAAATGGTTTTCGAAATATGACTGGGGTGTTGATATATTGAAGAAATACTCCAAATATAGCAAAACGGGGATATCCTCAATCAATGAAAACAATTTCGAAGTGCCGGTTTCCTTGCCTGAAAGAGCATTTCTGGAAAGTTTAGACCTTGCTCCCAAACATTACAATCTTACCGATTTATACCAGATCATGGAAATGCTTAACGGTTTGAGGCCAAAATTACTGCAACAGCTATTAGAGGAAAACAGTTCGGTAAAAGTGAAGCGGTTGTTCCTGTATATGGCAGAGAAAGCGGGGCACTCGTGGTTCCATGATTTGAATTTGGACAGGATAGACCTGGGTAAAGGGAAACGTTCAAACGTGAAGAATGGTGTTTATGATCCGAAATATCAGATAACCTTACCAAGAGATTTAGTATATTATGAATAG
- a CDS encoding nitrophenyl compound nitroreductase subunit ArsF family protein, translated as MKQVLMMFVAVLLFTACGNGKENKADVNEATTESSVNSSKVVSVTNADPVTVYVYYFHGKQRCKTCIAVQKFTQEAVEQMYGDNQKVQFLEILTEEAANKELVERYGVTWNALIVAKGDDHIDITQNAFANPAGVKEMLKSEVDRRL; from the coding sequence ATGAAACAAGTTCTTATGATGTTCGTGGCAGTATTATTATTTACTGCCTGTGGAAATGGTAAAGAGAATAAAGCAGATGTAAATGAAGCGACAACAGAATCTTCAGTAAACAGCTCAAAGGTAGTCTCTGTTACGAATGCTGATCCTGTGACGGTTTATGTTTATTATTTTCATGGCAAACAACGCTGCAAGACCTGCATTGCTGTTCAAAAATTCACCCAGGAGGCGGTTGAGCAGATGTATGGTGACAACCAGAAAGTACAGTTTTTAGAAATACTGACCGAAGAAGCCGCCAACAAAGAACTTGTTGAAAGGTATGGTGTAACATGGAACGCGCTGATTGTTGCTAAGGGTGACGACCATATCGACATAACACAAAACGCATTTGCCAATCCGGCTGGAGTGAAAGAGATGCTGAAAAGTGAAGTGGATCGGAGGCTTTAA
- a CDS encoding ATP-binding protein, producing MSKTWYPIINNVKCDGCLLCWQMCKHGVYTLNNGRPVVLFPDGCVTGCHGCEKNCPQKAITYFGDTPMFVIP from the coding sequence ATGAGTAAAACCTGGTATCCAATCATCAACAATGTTAAATGCGACGGATGTCTTTTGTGTTGGCAAATGTGTAAACACGGAGTTTATACATTGAATAACGGTCGTCCAGTTGTACTTTTTCCTGATGGTTGCGTTACAGGTTGTCACGGTTGTGAGAAGAATTGCCCGCAAAAGGCAATTACCTATTTTGGGGACACTCCCATGTTTGTCATTCCCTAA
- a CDS encoding aromatic aminobenezylarsenical efflux permease ArsG family transporter, whose amino-acid sequence MNLLHSLTESSGWPLLTAFLLGLMTAISPCPLATNITATAYLSKDIGIKKRVLFNGLFYTLGRMFTYTALGLLFFFGASQFKIASALQGIGVIWLGIALLLIGIFMLDIIKLNIPGVGNLTEKFSNKKGKKTYWDAFLLGLLFALAFCPYSGMLYFGGLIPMTIVSTSGLIYPPVFALATGLPVIIIAWLLAYSVSNIGTFYKKMNSFQEWFKRGVAAVFMVVGAYYIIISL is encoded by the coding sequence ATGAATCTTCTGCATAGCCTGACAGAAAGCTCCGGCTGGCCGCTTCTTACGGCGTTCCTGCTTGGGCTGATGACTGCCATCAGTCCCTGTCCGCTGGCTACCAACATTACGGCCACCGCCTATCTGAGTAAGGATATCGGTATCAAAAAAAGAGTGTTGTTCAATGGCCTTTTTTACACGCTGGGAAGGATGTTCACCTATACGGCGCTGGGCTTACTCTTCTTTTTCGGTGCCAGTCAGTTCAAAATTGCGTCTGCACTACAAGGTATCGGTGTCATCTGGCTTGGGATCGCATTGCTATTGATTGGTATCTTTATGCTCGACATTATCAAGTTAAATATACCCGGAGTGGGCAATTTAACGGAGAAGTTTAGCAATAAAAAAGGGAAGAAAACCTACTGGGATGCATTTTTACTGGGACTGCTGTTCGCTCTGGCGTTCTGTCCCTATAGCGGGATGCTCTATTTCGGGGGATTGATCCCCATGACGATTGTCTCCACATCGGGACTCATATACCCACCTGTTTTCGCTTTGGCCACAGGCCTTCCGGTGATCATTATCGCCTGGCTGCTGGCCTACAGCGTGAGTAATATCGGTACGTTCTATAAAAAGATGAACAGCTTCCAGGAATGGTTCAAGCGTGGGGTTGCGGCAGTTTTTATGGTTGTGGGTGCTTATTACATCATAATAAGCCTTTAA
- a CDS encoding permease — MESKKELKYLVWVVFIFGVIFFMPIGNERFMTAIYAALDLSKWYAQEHVILCLLPAFFIAGVIAVFINQASVIRYFGANAKKWLSYSVASVSGAILAVCSCTILPLFTSIYKRGAGLGPAVAFLYSGPAISILSIILTWRILGTEMGVARMVGAILFSVIIGLVMAFIFRKEEKAKQEEQMNFDAPPAKRPISQTMFHFFTLVLIMVAANWGAPATGDTSSVWFYFFTYKWHITGFLGLMLAFSLIRVLKIKWQWVLLGAAATALSILFASRLIPNPKMVPLVPMIVGIAALSVITLFDRNDEENKAWTISAWGFARQIMPLLAIGVVTAGFLLGSTHDNVAIPGVVPNGWIEWAVGGNSFFSNFFASFTGAFMYFATLTEVPIVQGLLSSGMGKGPALALLLAGPSLSLPNMLVIRGVMGTKKTIVYVSLVVVMATLSGLFYGTFF, encoded by the coding sequence ATGGAATCAAAAAAGGAACTGAAATATCTGGTGTGGGTGGTGTTTATTTTCGGGGTTATCTTCTTTATGCCTATTGGCAACGAGCGTTTTATGACTGCTATCTATGCTGCGCTCGATCTTTCGAAATGGTATGCTCAGGAGCATGTAATCCTCTGTCTGCTTCCGGCTTTTTTCATTGCCGGAGTAATAGCCGTTTTTATTAATCAGGCATCAGTAATCCGTTATTTCGGGGCAAATGCTAAAAAATGGCTTTCATACTCCGTAGCATCTGTTTCGGGTGCCATCTTGGCTGTATGCTCATGTACCATACTTCCTCTCTTTACCAGTATCTACAAGCGTGGCGCAGGGCTGGGACCAGCTGTGGCTTTTCTCTACTCGGGACCGGCCATCAGCATCCTCTCCATCATTCTTACCTGGAGAATCCTCGGTACTGAGATGGGTGTTGCCCGAATGGTAGGAGCTATACTCTTCTCGGTTATTATCGGACTAGTGATGGCCTTTATCTTTCGCAAAGAGGAGAAAGCAAAGCAGGAGGAGCAGATGAACTTCGATGCTCCACCGGCAAAAAGGCCTATATCGCAGACCATGTTCCACTTCTTCACGCTTGTGCTGATTATGGTGGCTGCTAACTGGGGCGCACCTGCAACAGGAGACACATCAAGCGTTTGGTTTTATTTTTTCACCTATAAATGGCATATTACCGGATTTCTGGGGTTAATGCTGGCTTTCTCACTGATAAGGGTACTAAAAATCAAATGGCAATGGGTGTTGTTGGGAGCGGCCGCTACAGCGCTGTCAATACTTTTTGCCAGCCGGCTCATTCCCAATCCCAAAATGGTGCCACTGGTACCCATGATAGTGGGCATCGCTGCTCTTTCTGTGATAACTCTCTTCGATAGGAACGATGAGGAAAACAAAGCATGGACAATCTCGGCCTGGGGGTTTGCTAGACAAATCATGCCACTGCTAGCCATCGGTGTGGTGACCGCCGGTTTCCTGTTGGGATCGACTCACGACAATGTGGCTATCCCCGGAGTGGTACCCAACGGGTGGATCGAGTGGGCTGTAGGTGGAAACTCCTTCTTCTCCAATTTTTTCGCCAGCTTCACCGGGGCCTTTATGTATTTTGCAACGCTCACTGAAGTACCTATTGTACAGGGACTACTCTCCAGCGGTATGGGAAAGGGGCCTGCACTTGCACTGCTGCTCGCCGGTCCCTCGCTCTCATTGCCGAACATGCTGGTGATCCGCGGAGTGATGGGAACGAAAAAGACCATCGTCTACGTTTCTCTCGTTGTTGTTATGGCAACCCTCTCCGGATTGTTCTATGGTACTTTTTTTTAA
- a CDS encoding AbiU2 domain-containing protein yields MTDVLGDDFGSFLYVISNQIAWLSLKLDEYCQLFAVKETRIELLNQSAPSFFFLIQRTLLESIILGIAKLTDSYKSGSKKNITLNTITSYINDEDLREDIQNDIRELTLKAQFCRDRRNKIIAHMDFDFTLDTNNIEKLEPATKKEIETVII; encoded by the coding sequence ATGACTGATGTATTAGGTGATGATTTTGGCTCTTTTCTATATGTTATCTCCAATCAAATTGCTTGGTTGTCCTTAAAATTGGATGAGTATTGTCAGTTGTTTGCTGTAAAAGAAACGAGGATTGAATTGCTGAATCAGTCGGCTCCTTCTTTCTTCTTTCTCATTCAAAGAACACTATTGGAGAGTATCATTCTTGGAATAGCTAAACTTACCGATTCCTATAAATCCGGCAGTAAAAAAAATATAACGCTGAATACTATTACCAGTTATATTAATGATGAAGATTTGAGAGAGGACATTCAAAATGATATTCGTGAACTTACTCTTAAAGCTCAATTTTGTAGGGATAGGAGGAATAAAATTATCGCTCACATGGATTTTGACTTTACCCTTGATACAAACAATATTGAAAAACTTGAACCGGCAACAAAAAAGGAAATAGAAACAGTTATTATATGA
- a CDS encoding alpha/beta hydrolase family protein: MQRFFYHRLIIFITLITFSQSAFTQKKQLDHSVYDDWKSLQDISISNDGRFINAVISPQEGDSMLYIYDSKECRELKIHRVNKYTLSADGRFTVGMLKAPFSDVRQARIKKKKADDFPKDSLVIVNNETFKFCKIADVKSYSTSTEMGAYIAYKKSAPKDTVKNKQNKPKDFLIIRNLSTSEEDTVKNSKEFAFNKYGNSLAISVEPEKNDSTDTHKVLFIDLKNGAKKQISADKMEYKSFSFDEQGSQLVYIATKDTSKIEQKVFDVRYFKNSMDSAVIVASKTSKGLPENWIFNENSKPYFSKDGERIIIGAAPKQIPKDTTIVDFETAILDVWHWKDPVVQPQQLLRLKNELRRTYTGVIDPGRPHEFVSIANEQMPNALFSDEGNGRFVLLTSELPYEIESQWNISQKTDAWIYDMQFHQLTEIAKPVEGRPQISPSGNFTYWWNTSVKQWFSFDNKTRKIVCLTKEIPVNFWNEKNDTPSKPGAYGIAAWGQDDKFVLLYDAFDIWKIDPIGKEMPENITKNNGRNDSITFRYINTDPEKLFIEPKDVLLLSAFDNKSKESGFYTLKQQGRNPLVKRELDKYKYTSLKKAKNAEAFVFQKSNFNTSPDLYLTLNFWRSVEKLTCINPQMKDYSWGTAEIFEWTTFDGKQSQGILYKPENFDSGKKYPVMIYFYEKHSDDLYRYFAPAPSRSVINIPFFVSRGYIVFTPDIHYGVGQPGNDAYNYVVSGAKALAKNRWADLENMAIQGQSWGGYQVAYIITRTNMFKAAGAGAPVSNMTSAYGGIRWESGRSRQLQYEQTQSRIGATMSDSLQLYIENSPVFFANKVNTPLLIMHNDDDGAVPWYQGIEYFMSLRRLGKPVWMLQYNKEAHNLSLRRNAKDLSIRLQQFFDHYLKGAPAPVWMTRGVPAIEKGKSWGYEIDNSTTGR, from the coding sequence ATGCAACGTTTCTTTTACCACAGGCTCATTATTTTTATAACTTTAATTACATTCAGCCAGTCAGCATTCACCCAGAAAAAACAACTCGACCACTCCGTTTATGACGATTGGAAAAGCCTACAGGATATTTCCATCAGTAACGACGGCAGATTTATAAACGCAGTTATCAGCCCACAGGAAGGAGATAGCATGCTTTATATCTATGATTCAAAGGAATGTAGAGAGTTAAAGATTCACCGTGTAAATAAATATACTCTGTCGGCAGATGGACGATTTACCGTAGGAATGTTAAAGGCCCCTTTTTCAGATGTACGTCAGGCTAGGATAAAGAAAAAGAAAGCCGATGATTTTCCCAAAGATTCGTTGGTTATTGTCAATAATGAAACATTTAAGTTTTGCAAAATTGCAGATGTGAAATCTTACTCAACATCAACGGAGATGGGCGCCTACATTGCCTATAAAAAATCTGCACCAAAAGATACGGTAAAGAACAAACAAAACAAACCAAAGGATTTTCTGATTATCAGAAACCTGAGCACCTCTGAAGAGGATACCGTTAAAAATTCAAAAGAATTTGCTTTTAACAAGTACGGAAATTCACTGGCTATTTCAGTGGAGCCTGAAAAAAACGATTCCACCGATACACACAAAGTGTTGTTTATCGATTTGAAAAACGGGGCCAAAAAGCAGATTTCAGCTGATAAAATGGAATATAAATCATTTTCTTTCGACGAGCAGGGAAGTCAGCTTGTTTACATAGCTACAAAAGATACTTCTAAAATTGAACAAAAGGTATTCGATGTAAGGTATTTCAAAAACTCAATGGATTCGGCAGTTATAGTTGCTTCTAAAACATCAAAAGGGTTGCCTGAAAATTGGATTTTCAATGAAAACTCAAAGCCATATTTTAGTAAAGACGGTGAACGTATTATTATTGGAGCTGCTCCAAAACAAATACCTAAAGACACAACAATTGTTGATTTTGAAACAGCCATCCTCGATGTTTGGCACTGGAAGGACCCGGTTGTACAGCCGCAACAACTTTTGAGGCTAAAAAACGAATTACGCAGGACCTATACCGGCGTTATTGATCCCGGCCGCCCTCACGAATTTGTTTCCATAGCCAACGAACAAATGCCCAATGCTTTGTTTTCAGATGAAGGAAACGGGCGTTTTGTCCTTCTTACTTCGGAATTACCTTATGAGATTGAAAGCCAGTGGAATATTTCTCAAAAAACGGATGCGTGGATTTACGATATGCAATTCCATCAATTGACCGAAATTGCTAAACCTGTTGAGGGAAGGCCTCAGATTTCGCCATCGGGTAATTTTACCTACTGGTGGAATACCTCTGTAAAACAGTGGTTCTCTTTCGATAACAAAACCAGAAAAATCGTCTGTCTGACTAAGGAGATCCCGGTCAACTTCTGGAATGAAAAAAATGACACACCAAGCAAACCCGGTGCGTACGGGATTGCGGCATGGGGACAGGATGACAAATTCGTACTTTTATACGATGCCTTCGATATATGGAAAATTGATCCTATCGGAAAAGAGATGCCGGAGAATATCACTAAAAATAACGGGAGAAACGATTCAATTACTTTCCGGTACATCAACACCGATCCAGAAAAGCTTTTTATTGAGCCAAAAGATGTTTTGCTCTTATCGGCATTTGACAATAAAAGCAAAGAAAGTGGTTTTTATACTCTTAAACAACAAGGCAGAAATCCATTAGTAAAAAGGGAATTGGATAAATACAAATATACTTCTCTTAAAAAGGCAAAAAACGCGGAAGCATTTGTTTTTCAAAAAAGCAATTTTAATACGTCACCAGATTTGTATTTAACCCTGAATTTTTGGAGATCGGTAGAAAAACTAACCTGTATCAATCCCCAAATGAAAGATTATAGCTGGGGTACAGCAGAAATTTTTGAGTGGACAACATTCGATGGTAAACAATCACAGGGAATTTTGTATAAACCCGAGAATTTCGACTCTGGGAAGAAATATCCGGTAATGATATATTTCTACGAAAAACATTCCGATGACCTTTACCGCTATTTTGCTCCTGCGCCAAGCCGATCAGTTATTAATATTCCATTCTTCGTTAGCCGGGGATACATTGTTTTTACACCGGATATTCACTACGGGGTAGGACAACCCGGCAATGATGCGTACAACTACGTTGTTTCGGGAGCGAAGGCATTGGCAAAAAACAGATGGGCAGATCTGGAAAATATGGCCATACAGGGGCAAAGCTGGGGGGGCTATCAGGTGGCATATATAATTACCCGCACAAATATGTTTAAAGCTGCCGGAGCCGGTGCGCCAGTGTCAAACATGACAAGTGCTTACGGCGGAATCCGCTGGGAATCGGGGCGCAGCCGCCAGCTTCAGTACGAACAGACACAATCAAGAATTGGCGCTACAATGAGCGACTCACTGCAACTTTATATTGAGAACTCTCCTGTTTTCTTTGCTAATAAGGTAAACACACCGCTGCTTATTATGCACAACGATGATGACGGTGCAGTGCCCTGGTATCAGGGAATTGAGTATTTTATGTCGCTGCGTCGCCTGGGAAAACCTGTATGGATGCTCCAATACAACAAGGAAGCCCATAACCTGAGCCTGCGCCGTAATGCCAAAGATCTTTCCATCAGGCTGCAACAGTTCTTTGACCATTATCTTAAAGGTGCTCCCGCTCCTGTTTGGATGACACGTGGTGTGCCGGCTATTGAAAAGGGAAAATCGTGGGGATATGAAATTGATAACTCAACAACCGGGAGATAG
- a CDS encoding thioredoxin family protein yields the protein MEILVLGPGCKKCVMTCDTIKKVVEQTGAEVTIRKVEDIMEIMKYNVIATPAVVVDGEVKIKGHVPSEKEIKKIIGL from the coding sequence ATGGAAATATTGGTATTGGGACCCGGTTGCAAAAAATGTGTAATGACCTGCGACACCATCAAAAAAGTTGTGGAGCAGACTGGAGCTGAAGTAACGATCCGCAAGGTGGAAGACATCATGGAGATCATGAAGTACAATGTTATAGCCACCCCGGCCGTGGTAGTTGATGGTGAGGTGAAAATTAAAGGTCATGTACCCTCAGAAAAGGAAATTAAAAAGATAATAGGCTTATAA
- a CDS encoding arsenate reductase ArsC: MKILILCTGNSCRSQMAHAFLESFNADMEVRSAGTHPAAEVHPLAIKVMNETGLDISNNRPTQVDTYINEAWDYVITVCGDANENCPIFTGKVKTRLHIGFEDPAKVTGSDAFVLSEFRRIRDEIKQRFAEFYITEILKKELPKCSCDGDC, encoded by the coding sequence ATGAAAATACTGATTTTATGTACCGGCAACAGCTGCCGCAGCCAGATGGCACATGCCTTTCTGGAGTCGTTCAATGCAGACATGGAAGTACGCTCCGCGGGCACCCATCCCGCCGCGGAGGTGCATCCTCTGGCAATAAAGGTGATGAATGAGACGGGACTCGATATCAGCAACAACCGTCCTACTCAGGTAGATACCTATATCAACGAAGCATGGGACTATGTAATCACCGTCTGCGGTGATGCCAACGAGAACTGCCCGATTTTCACCGGCAAGGTAAAGACGCGCCTACATATTGGATTCGAGGACCCGGCAAAGGTAACCGGCAGCGATGCGTTTGTGCTAAGTGAGTTTCGTCGCATCAGAGATGAGATCAAACAGCGCTTCGCTGAATTTTACATCACAGAGATATTGAAAAAAGAGTTGCCCAAATGCTCCTGTGATGGCGATTGCTAA
- a CDS encoding bifunctional enoyl-CoA hydratase/phosphate acetyltransferase, whose product MIRDLTELLRKAKNRPKRTVAIAAAENEHVLKALKDAVKEEIIIPLLIGDKTKIERIAFSIGFDLSNFDIIDNREGAAVSARIAVENIKNGDADIIMKGFVSTGELLKAVLDKESGLHYNQLLSHVAFFQSPYYHKIFCVTDVAMNIAPGLYEKAQIIENAVNACQLLGIEKPKVAVAAAVEKVNPKMEATVHAAQLKEMNLDGRIKGCVVDGPFAIDIAVNREAARNKGIESEVAGDCDIILAPDIEAGNMFYKALNFLGGATVAAVVMGAAAPVVLTSRSDDERSKLFSIALAACLR is encoded by the coding sequence ATGATCCGCGATTTAACTGAACTGCTCCGGAAAGCCAAAAACAGGCCAAAAAGGACGGTAGCTATTGCTGCTGCTGAAAATGAACATGTGCTTAAAGCTTTGAAAGATGCTGTGAAAGAGGAAATTATAATCCCTTTGCTTATAGGAGATAAAACTAAGATTGAGCGAATAGCTTTTTCAATAGGTTTTGATTTGAGTAATTTTGATATTATCGACAACCGGGAGGGTGCTGCTGTTTCTGCACGAATTGCCGTGGAGAACATAAAAAATGGAGATGCAGATATAATAATGAAAGGATTCGTTAGTACCGGTGAACTTTTGAAAGCGGTTCTTGACAAAGAATCTGGATTACACTATAATCAGTTGCTAAGTCATGTCGCTTTTTTTCAATCTCCTTACTACCATAAGATTTTTTGTGTGACCGATGTGGCGATGAATATTGCACCTGGTCTTTACGAAAAGGCACAAATTATAGAGAACGCGGTAAACGCATGTCAACTCCTTGGTATTGAAAAACCAAAAGTGGCTGTGGCAGCTGCTGTGGAGAAGGTAAATCCAAAAATGGAGGCTACGGTACATGCTGCCCAATTAAAAGAAATGAACCTTGACGGACGGATAAAAGGGTGTGTGGTGGATGGCCCCTTCGCGATAGACATAGCAGTGAATAGGGAGGCAGCACGAAACAAAGGTATTGAGAGTGAAGTTGCTGGCGACTGTGACATCATACTGGCACCCGATATTGAGGCGGGGAATATGTTTTACAAAGCACTTAACTTTTTAGGCGGGGCAACAGTAGCCGCTGTTGTGATGGGTGCTGCAGCACCTGTTGTGCTGACCTCCCGGTCAGACGATGAGCGGAGCAAGTTGTTCTCAATTGCACTGGCAGCCTGTCTAAGATAA
- a CDS encoding FecR family protein produces the protein MENKTKISAIIKRFLSQRFSPSTEERVQRWLMRDEYSEEKANASLEYWNELKNNVDPNTYAALERVNVKIGYIKRKRNNSIRRKVVGIAAVLVPVLLIAGGYLYYAYNNNKLTEVQALYGETKHFFLPDSSEVWINAGTNLRYPKKFKTGQRTVFLDGEAYFFVRENKVKPFTVETQQLSVKVLGTKFNVKAYSSETKTITTLTSGKVEVTTNKNDHRVLNPNEQLVFDHSNATIDVTEIPAKIYSIQEVFPT, from the coding sequence ATGGAAAACAAAACCAAAATCTCCGCCATTATTAAACGATTTCTGTCGCAACGTTTTTCTCCATCTACCGAGGAGAGAGTGCAAAGATGGCTTATGAGGGACGAGTATAGTGAAGAGAAAGCAAATGCGTCATTGGAATACTGGAACGAGTTAAAAAACAACGTTGATCCAAACACATATGCGGCTTTGGAACGTGTGAATGTAAAAATTGGCTATATCAAGCGGAAAAGAAATAATTCCATACGTAGAAAAGTAGTCGGGATTGCAGCAGTACTGGTTCCTGTACTTTTAATTGCAGGAGGCTATCTCTATTATGCATATAACAATAATAAACTAACAGAGGTCCAGGCATTATATGGTGAGACAAAACATTTCTTCCTTCCTGATAGTTCCGAAGTCTGGATCAATGCTGGAACGAATTTAAGATATCCAAAGAAATTCAAGACAGGCCAGCGTACTGTTTTTCTTGACGGAGAAGCCTATTTCTTCGTAAGAGAAAATAAAGTTAAACCTTTCACGGTAGAGACACAACAACTTTCTGTAAAAGTACTTGGCACAAAATTCAATGTAAAGGCATACTCCTCGGAAACGAAGACCATCACAACGCTAACAAGCGGTAAAGTGGAAGTGACCACAAATAAAAATGATCACCGGGTTCTTAATCCAAATGAACAATTAGTTTTTGACCATAGTAACGCAACGATAGATGTAACCGAAATTCCAGCAAAGATTTACTCTATACAAGAGGTTTTCCCGACATAG
- a CDS encoding permease, translated as MMNTFIETVKYFFIISAELILLFMLISMIVELILMHIPADKIQSYLSGKGLKGNFLGALIGSLTPFCACSTIPMTLGFINAGIPFGSTISFLIASPLLNPIIIGMLGVMIGVKAAVIYFVITFLCSVFFGYFMDKTRGVRYLKNQYKKVVSCGCGDEEETGTKPQRRTFKKKISLAFQGAWGSMKPILGYLFIGVAIGALIYGYLPEDFVMRIAGADNPLAVPVAAIIGIPLYIRAETAIPIGLALMQKGMSIGAVVALIIGGAGMAIPEMSMLAGIFKKRMVAMIVAVIFVTAVISGWVFNLFY; from the coding sequence ATGATGAACACTTTTATTGAAACTGTAAAGTATTTTTTTATTATTTCTGCAGAATTGATTCTTCTTTTCATGCTGATCAGTATGATTGTCGAATTGATCCTGATGCACATTCCGGCAGATAAGATTCAAAGCTATCTGTCAGGTAAAGGACTGAAAGGAAACTTTTTGGGTGCGCTGATTGGATCGTTGACTCCTTTTTGTGCCTGTTCAACCATCCCTATGACATTGGGTTTTATCAATGCAGGGATTCCTTTCGGATCAACCATTTCGTTCCTGATTGCTTCACCTCTGTTGAATCCTATCATCATTGGAATGTTAGGCGTAATGATAGGCGTAAAGGCAGCTGTCATTTATTTCGTGATAACATTTCTTTGTTCGGTATTCTTTGGATATTTCATGGACAAAACCAGGGGAGTAAGGTATCTTAAAAACCAATACAAAAAAGTAGTATCCTGTGGATGCGGGGATGAAGAAGAAACCGGGACAAAACCCCAGAGACGAACTTTTAAGAAAAAGATCAGTCTTGCATTTCAAGGAGCATGGGGCAGTATGAAACCCATACTCGGTTATCTGTTTATTGGAGTTGCTATTGGTGCTTTAATATACGGTTATCTGCCTGAAGATTTTGTGATGCGCATTGCAGGTGCAGATAATCCATTAGCTGTTCCTGTTGCCGCGATTATCGGTATCCCTCTGTACATCAGAGCTGAAACTGCAATACCCATTGGATTAGCATTGATGCAGAAAGGGATGAGTATAGGAGCCGTTGTGGCTCTGATCATCGGCGGTGCCGGGATGGCAATTCCTGAAATGTCGATGCTTGCCGGAATTTTCAAAAAGAGGATGGTCGCGATGATTGTTGCCGTTATTTTCGTTACCGCCGTGATATCGGGATGGGTTTTTAATTTATTCTACTGA
- a CDS encoding ArsR/SmtB family transcription factor, which translates to MSKKEFTEEQIRLSRIAKALGHPVRIAILQLLANENCCYHGDMSEIIPVAKSTLSQHLNELKESGLIQGEFTPPTVRYCINKENWESVGELLRTFIDQIAKVNSYS; encoded by the coding sequence ATGTCAAAAAAAGAATTCACCGAAGAGCAGATCAGACTTTCCCGTATTGCCAAGGCACTGGGCCATCCGGTAAGAATAGCCATTTTGCAGCTGTTGGCCAACGAGAATTGTTGTTATCACGGCGATATGTCTGAAATTATTCCAGTAGCCAAAAGCACTCTTTCTCAACATTTAAATGAACTGAAGGAGTCGGGGCTGATTCAGGGAGAATTTACTCCTCCCACCGTCAGGTATTGCATCAACAAAGAGAATTGGGAGAGCGTGGGAGAGTTGCTGAGAACCTTTATCGATCAGATAGCAAAGGTTAACAGTTACAGCTGA